ATACCAGCTCCCAATTCCCATGCACGACGTACTACAGGAGCAAGAGTGCGATCGCCTCTCCCCACAAAATCTTCAATGGCAGAAATACGCACATCAGTGTAATTGACTTTAACTCCACGCATTCCGTTGAATTCCTGCTTTAAAAGGATTTGTTTGCGTATAAATTCGGAAGTAGAAACGGAGTGCCATTGGAAAGGAGTATGAGGTTTAGGGGTAAAGTTGGAAATGGTAATGTTAAAATTGAGACGCTTACTGCTGAGATGACGACATTCTTGACGCAACCATCTGACGGTTTCCGCTATACCAATCACATCCGCATCGGTTTCTCCCGGTAAGCCAATCATGAAATAGAGTTTTACCTGATTCCAGCCTTCCCTCACTGCGGTTTGAATACCCCGCAATAATTCCTCATTGGTTAAACCTTTATTGATTATATCGCGCATTCTCTGTGTACCTGCTTCCGGGGCAAAGGTTAAGCCCGTTTTCCGAGTACCACCGATAATATTAGCAATATTTTCATCAAAGCGATCGACTCTTTGGGAGGGAAGGGATAAGGAGATGTTTTCCTCATGGAGACGGTTTTTTATTTCGATGCCTACCGCAGGTAATGAGAGATAATCAGAGCAACTGAGAGATAATAGACTAAATTCGTTAAATCCTGTCTGTTTCATCCCTTCTACGATGCTATCTACCACCTCATCAGGCTCAACATCCCTTGCAGGGCGAGTTAACATCCCCGGTTGACAAAAACGACATCCTCTGGTACAACCCCTTCTAATTTCTACTGTGAGGCGATCGTGAACTGTTTGCACATAGGGAACTAAACCGATAGAATAGGCTGGGATAGGTGTGGCAACTCGTCTTAATAGTCTCTCAGGCACATCATCACGATTGGGCTTAACACTACCATCGGCTTGTAAATCGTAGAATTGAGGCACATATACCCCGGGTATCTGAGCTAAATCCAGTAGTAGCTCTGTTCTGGTTAACCTGTCTCGTTTGCCTTCTTCAATAATTAAGCCGATTTCAGGTAATAATTCTTCCCCGTCACCCAATGCCACGAAGTCGAAAAAGTCAGCATAAGGCTCAGGATTAGAGGTTGCAGTTTGCCCTCCTGCGAATATTAAGGGGTAATCGGTATCTTTTCTTTCTTGCCAAGTTAAGGGAATATGAGCTAAACTAAGCATTTCTAAGATATTAGTCGCTCCTAATTCATAACTTAAGCTAAACCCTAAAATATCGTATTCTTTAACATCTCTTTTTGTTTCTAAGGCAAATAAGGGTATATTTCTTTCCCTCATCTTACTGGCTAAATCGGGGGCAGGTAAATAGGCTCGATCGCACATTTGTTGCGGTTGTGCGTTAATAATATTATAAAGGATGATATGCCCTAAATTGGATGCTCCTACTTCATAAACTTCAGGATAAGTCAATACCCATCTAACTTTTGCGGTGTCAAAGTCTTTATGTTTTGCCCCCAATTCGTTACCTAAATAACGGGCGGGTTTAAATATTTCTGGTGTAATTAGTGTATCAGATGCGATCGACATTATTTTCTCTATAAGAATTACTTTAAACCTTAATTATAAACTGTCCTGTTTGAAGATAAATCAAATCAGAAAATATAAGCTAATCTATGGAAAAGTTTATTAAGATTCACACAAAGAATTAGAAAATAATTATGAATAATTTAAAAATAGTTAATTTATATATTTATCCTATTAAGTCTTGTCAAGGAATCGAAGTTAAATCAGCACAAGTTACAGCAAAAGGTTTATGTTTAATCAATAATTCTTGTAATTGTACCGTAGGCGATCGCACTTTTATGTTAGTTAATGAACAAGGTAAATTTTTAACTCAGAGAGAATATCCTCAGTTAGCAACTATAAAAGTAGATATTAGTGATAATAACTTGATTTTAAGTAGTGAAAATAATGACATTTCGCCCTTTGAGTTGACTATTTTAGAAGAAAATATTTCCAGAAAAGTTACTGTTTGGCGAGATGAAACCATAGGTATAGATCAAGGAGAAGAAGTAGCAAAATGGTTTAAAAATGCTTTGAAATTAAATACCAATTGTTACTTA
This is a stretch of genomic DNA from Cyanobacterium aponinum PCC 10605. It encodes these proteins:
- a CDS encoding TIGR03960 family B12-binding radical SAM protein — encoded protein: MSIASDTLITPEIFKPARYLGNELGAKHKDFDTAKVRWVLTYPEVYEVGASNLGHIILYNIINAQPQQMCDRAYLPAPDLASKMRERNIPLFALETKRDVKEYDILGFSLSYELGATNILEMLSLAHIPLTWQERKDTDYPLIFAGGQTATSNPEPYADFFDFVALGDGEELLPEIGLIIEEGKRDRLTRTELLLDLAQIPGVYVPQFYDLQADGSVKPNRDDVPERLLRRVATPIPAYSIGLVPYVQTVHDRLTVEIRRGCTRGCRFCQPGMLTRPARDVEPDEVVDSIVEGMKQTGFNEFSLLSLSCSDYLSLPAVGIEIKNRLHEENISLSLPSQRVDRFDENIANIIGGTRKTGLTFAPEAGTQRMRDIINKGLTNEELLRGIQTAVREGWNQVKLYFMIGLPGETDADVIGIAETVRWLRQECRHLSSKRLNFNITISNFTPKPHTPFQWHSVSTSEFIRKQILLKQEFNGMRGVKVNYTDVRISAIEDFVGRGDRTLAPVVRRAWELGAGMDSWWESIDKAYGAWNQAIEEAGLSWKYRQVQNGEWNIFDGLPSPLTPLPEGEGNTLTPNPSPKERGESPPVGGVRGGVYDAPLPWDHLDTGIEKQWLKEDLERALQEATVPDCAFDGCSSCGVCSPDFGHNIVVTPPPIPDYLGDFQPNQEKAQKIRVWFGKQGDMALVSHLDLVRLFDRAVRRAGIPISYTGGFHPGPKISIALALSLGMTSNGEIVDFENHTPIDIEEFKQKLIAQLPLELPILAVQELPVKSPKATQLLNKAEYLITLSSDNKYSLSQWQNWIEDVKNSSEILMSKTDKKGKKKMVNLRINLDDISLVENDDQATNTVKLKYLGSAVNDGSLLTPDHICYMLEQVSKQDLTLIKAHREKIILADYITQ